The region TTCTCTCTTTGCCAAATACCAGCCTTCCTCATCAACATGAGTGTTTCCTTCCTGctaacacctgtgtgtgtgtgttacctgtcagTGACCACTGCATACTCCTCCGTGGGCGTGTCTGTGTGATAGTGCATAAGTTCTTGGTTGCAGCTGTTCGCTTCGTCCTCCAGACTGTGCTCAGGCATTGACTTGACCTCCCCCACAGGGCTGGACACCCATGGGTCCAGGGGTTCCTCTGCTGTCATGTCTGCTATATCAGGGGCCATTCACTCATGTCAGGGGCCTCACATCTgttagacagacaggcagagacaatGTTAATTGCGCAAATGGTCATAATCACGTctttgtgtattcaaaaataGTCGTGTGGATTTCTaatgttttcatattaatgaagactgaaaaacaagaaTATGTCATTTCTACAGATTTGTAACAGATCTCAGTGTGTGGGGGCGTGTTATCCGGACCGTGGACGTCACACCACGCATTAGATTAAccatattttagttttgttctgTGTGAGTCATGTACAACATAAATAGTTATCTAGCTAAGAAGgtcaaaacaaaaaccacactGCAATAATGGAAATAGAATACCCACCCACCACTAAGACATGTTATACCAGAGAATACATAAATAACAATCAAATGTAGTGCAGACAGCTGCATCAACGCAACAAGGAACAGTAGTGAGGAGGGAATATCTGGTTCTCTACTGGCCTTCATGGAGAAACTTTTGATCAAGTCATCAAAGTCCAACTCCTGGATAAGTTCAGATTTAGTCGACTGAGGTGAGAGCATGTTCAGTATGTCTGTGTCATTCCTGTCCTTGTTTGATTTTAATCCTCGATACACTGTCAGCAGCAAACTGGAGAGTGAGCAGCTGTGATGACATGTGATCACTCTTGCTCCTGTTGAAGCAGGAAGCAAGGTGAGGGTCGGGGTCAACTGGCAGCTGTATGAATACATAAGTGGGCAAAATCAAAGCCAGGTGTTTGGGGGCTTACACAGTCACAGAAATCATCACATAGATTTTAGGTTTTCAGATACAATTTGTGAGCACAGATTTTGCTCACAAATTGCTCAAGAACCTTTGGACAGTGGGATGCCTTCAGACTTTGGTTGTGGTACCACACCACCACAACATTGTAGAAATAGTTGCACCATGAAACTTCTTCAAAGACTGCAagttgtaatttattttttatatatttttatctttttaaaacaggaaatatgagTTCAGTTAAAACTAACCAGAACCAGAGCCAGGTGCCAATCAAGTCTTATGATTTAGCCCTTAAAATTGTACAAATGTTATATCAACAATGGATTAAATGACTGTGTAATCTGAAAGATGTCACTTGTGGTGACCTCAGCTCTAAGCAGCGTTTATcctcttttagctcattatTTTGATCTGCAACtttttcctgttctgtttcGGTCTGACTTCTCTCATTAAACTGATTTCAGTGAAAGCTCAGATAAACCAGCTACTAGACACAAACCGCACACAGACAACCCACAGCCTAAGCAATGAATTATTATGGTTTTGTGGGCCGTGACTTTACTGCTGTGTTTCACTCTCACCGCTCGCATCAACCTCATTTCCAGCTGCTGCTTTCAGTGAGAACTTCAGTGAGCCCAGTACACTACCTGGTAGGCgccaaacctctgacacatAATATTAGCAACTTCCTGGTGAACACAGCAgagcattcagcagctaaagagccaaagATGTTTcccaggagttggtggagactaaaCCAAAGCTGAAGGAGAGTTAGTACTGGagttacattcatcaggtggacgaACCAAATGAATGCCATTATTGTATACTATGTCTGCTGGGTGCCCTGATTGGTCCCGTGTGCTGCCAACACATTAGCCACAACAACTttatgtttacagcttgttttgctgccctcaagtggccaaaaatcaaTTAATCCAACTTTAACGTTtctaatgaaaacaaacagtctGAGGACAGTCTGTATCGCCCTTACTTATTTCAAGATATGAAGTCATTTCTGGAAAATTGTActaaaacagaatgaaatattaCTGCACTGGCAGATTTGATCACTTCTTACCTGCACTTACCTGTGTCAACTCACACGTTAAATGCCACTCTTCTCTATCCACTTCTACATTATCTTAAAAGACTGTTGGCTTATATCAACAAATTGCTCACCACGTTTGAAATAATATGCATGATATCAGACAAGTTGCTGGGCATCACAAACACAAGCGGtgacacattaaacacaacatggaactgctgcagagcagagccaataacacacacaacagagctAATGACAGCTAAGCCAAGTGGCTTCAAACAACACtctgtaaaaagtaaaaagtggaTTTCTAACAGCAGTCTTACCACCAGCTTGATGTCCACAAACACTCTGTGATGCTGTGTGCTCCCTTACAGTGAAAACCAGCACCTTCCTCCAGTGTTTATCAGAgcgagtgtgtgggtgtgtgtgtgtggaagccTCTCCTCCTAAAGCCTGCCAGCAGATTAGCGTGGCTGACGGACGGTGGTGAGAACAGTGAAGGATTAGACGGAGGGGAAAGTAAGGGCCAGGCCAGACAAATGGAAATCACATCAGAGTGAGTTACACCATGCGGGAGCACCACCTCACCGCATCCCCCCTTAATCCTGTTAGGGGGGTTACCAGACAGGCAGCAGAGCGAGCCTTTCACTGGCCTCCCAGCTCCTATGGTAATGTCTGCTGGTGAACTCTGGAGCTGCTCAGATGAGGAAGGACATGAGATAAAAACAGGATTGATTTTAATGGAGTTTTGCTTGTTTGCAAAGTTCTGAGCAGCTGCCTACAGTTCATTCTCTGTTGTTTAATGTGTCTTCACTTTCACTCAGATCCTCCACAACAAGTTTATCAGATAATCAGTCATAAGAAAACTGGAGatgcagctttttaaaagtCTGCTCCCAACCAGAGGAACCTGCATTCTGGCACAGTGAGAGCTTAAAGTGACTGTTTAATATTTAGTAGACACATCTAGTAAAGTTAGCTTTCAGCTAGTCTTAAAAGTTCAAATGCTCTCCTAgtattactgtatatttattaGAATGACCCATGTTTAGCAGTTACTGATGTTAGTTTATATTCTTTTCACTTCTATTTATTAATTTACCtcttttacctttattttatttaataactgTTGATATTGGCAGTAATTACAgggtaaaatcagtgtttaaaTGGTACATTCCAGTCGATGGAGTCCAGTTAACTGTTAAGCTAATGTGAGGGTCTTTTGGTctgctaaaaatgtaaaaatgaatatttaaatgtgtgcagttCCCTCAAAAGTATTTCTCTGGAAATCAACGTGCTATAAACCCTTTTACACTACACACTGTAGGGGGGtgccatattttattttttttttcaatatcatTCAGTTGTTGACATTTGCATGTATGCATAAAAAGCAGGAATGACAGAAACATCCCGCATGTGATTTTTGCTTATGTACATTTCCCTTGTTCCTATATATTTGAGAACACAGCTGCTGGTATATTGAGTCTACTGACTGtgagaaaatacacaaaagatAAATTGTCATTTTTGACTCTCTTTGTACTCCCTCTAGTTTTACCCCTGTGTTTCTTATATGATCGTGCTGGGGGAACAGAAGCTTTGTCATCGACTGTGTCACTGACCTTTAACCCTGTCATTAAGACATGAAAACTTAGACTACTGGTGaagtcttcctctttctgttgcTTGAAGGAAAAATAACACCATCAGTCTGGGGTAAAAACGTGAATCATGTTCGTAGGATCTGCAGTTGCAGGACATGGTTGTTCCAACATTAGAACTTTAAACTCATGACCGagggtcagagagagaagagcagagagtCAAGCTTCATTGACACATTGAAGTGTTCTTGGTGTGTCTTGTCTTGGTGATGAAAACAGTCTGGAGCAAACAGAGACACGTTCAGAGTTTCTGAaactgtcattttgttttcatctcagaCTCCATGTGTCCCAAAATCCTGAAGCAGGATGTAGTCAGTGTTTCACCTCTCAGTGTTTCAGCTCTCATTCCACACTGGTACACAGTAAGGTGTCTACCAGAGGCTTTTTCACCCTTAGGAAAATAAAACTTGGCTTTTTTTactatgaaaatatttttaaaatattgactATTAAGACATCAATAACTTTCAACTGAAATTGGTTATATTTTTCTACACTTAAGCATTAATTATTTTAGATTGGGAAATTAGTTTTTGAATTATGTACACTGACTTACttaattattttgatatatatatatatatatatatatatatatatatatatatatatatatatagtattctATATTTGAAATATAGTAAACCATGTTTGTGTATGGAGCAGATTAAGAGCCAAGTGCTCTAAAGAAAACTCCTTCATTCTCCCCTCATTCATATTTATAGTCTACTCTCTCTTTGTACATGTAAGCTCAGATGAAAGTCCTGCTGAAAAATAACTCCTAAGCatcagggagaaagagaaggactTTATCTGACTGGCAGAGCACTagtccctctctttctctcccttttccctctAATCCTGTCTGTTATTCATTCCCAGGCTGCTACTGACAAAGCCCAGGGGGAATGCACATCATTGGGAATTCCTTCATGAACAGACTGAGAGGGTGGATAATTCCTTTGACACTGGCGGGACAGCAGCATGCGGAGCCCCAGACTTGCTGGATGAAAACATATGTACACAGGGCCCCGTCACGCCGCTCTGGAGAAagccacttcctgtcctctccGCGGCCGGTGCTGGGCGCAGGTCTGCTGGACGCTGCCTCTGGCTGCAGGTCTGGGTCGGCTGATGTTGTGTCTGGGCTTTAGTCAAGGTCTATTTGCGATTAGCGGACCCTTCAACACCCCTCCtccatttgtattgtgttagaTGGGACTGGGGCCCTCTCTAATCCTGCTCAGGGCAGGAGCGAGGGGCCACTCTCCAGTCTATCGATCCCTCGCTTCATCAGGTCCCATAACAGCCATTAAAAGATGTTAATGCCTCCGTCTGGATCGATAGTAGACAAAAGCACTGTAGGAGGCTGTCTGGACACTCACATATGTGCTTTCTGCGTTACCTGTATGCTCCCATCATCGTAATAAAGATACTGCAACACCTGCTCAGAGGAGATACAAGTATCATTCTTAACCCTAGAGCACTAACTGACTCACCTGACCGAGTGcggaaaaataacattaaatggCTTATTAAGCTTAATGtcaattgaaaaacaaatggaagTAGCACATGATCTActggttatttttattattttatcttgttacacatttatttcaaaaagttATTGTATGTAAGTCCTACATGCTGAttttggcctgtgtgtgtgcatgtttgaagTTAGAAGTTCCAAGCTGCACACCCATCCAAACACCTGGCCAaacactgtgtctgtttgtcatATTGTAGTTTTGAAAAGTTGCAAACAATGGTCCCGCAAGCACTTAGTTGGAAGCATACAGAGGCCTTAAGAATATAAAGTAGCATTACATGTGAGTTAAATTACATGTTTAGATAATGCTACATCCAGTGTTTCTGTTCATGTCATAAATAGAAAGTGGGCAGAGGTCTGAGCCAGAGACTCGGGCGGGGCTTACTGGGACCATCTGAAGTAAGAAAAGGGGTCATTGAGTGTTTTATCTGGGGGACACAATGATTTGATGGTAGCAGACCTTTCAAgggtctttttttaaaacacagataagaggATTGGCAAGTGGCTGGAGAGGAGCAGTCAAAACACGCCCTGGAACAGAAAACCTCACCTGACACCAGTCTGAACTCTAAAAAGCCTTATTGTCACCAGTATGAATCTTATTTTGCTCAGTCATGCATCCTGACACAAACATCTTGATGCCTTTTTGTATACAATATTGTCCACTGTGTGATTTCCACAACCTGACAGTGAGCATGTTGTTCTTTACTGGTCGTCATTTAAAATATGCCGCTCCATTAAAGGAAGAGCCCATTAGCTTTCAGAGGACTAATCTACAAAGAATGCTCTATCGGTCGTCACtatcagcagctcctccagcagaggAAGGGTGATGTCTCTTGGTTTTAAAATGGATCCTAAAGACAAGAGAGAAGCGAGCGTGCCAAGTGACTCATGTCAAGTGGACATCCTTATCTATGAAAGATGGGGTGGCTCTCTTTTGCAATGGCTCCACTGCTCTCAAGGCAGCCGGGCAGAGCTGCTGAACATTCAGGCAGAGAGGAAGTCTACTGCAAGCCTCAGCCAGGGGTGGTACGTGCTTAGAGGAACCTTCTGACCAAGAAATTAGAGGTTCGAGTTTCCAGAATTGAGGATAAAAATGAAAGGACAGAAGGTAGTGTGGATTAGATGGGATAGTGGTGCCCGGAACTGTTGGGTGGTTTAAGATGTCAGCAAGTCGAAGGTAAGGTAAGAGTTCAGGAGAAGGAGAGGTGGATCAGTTCAGAGCAGACTGCTCTACTCCAGGCAGCTCGTCCCTCCTCGAGGCTGCCAGCAGCCACACGCCACCATGACGGAGTGGACCCTGCTCAAACGCCTTCTGGATGCCGTCCACCAGCACTCCACCATGATCGGTCGCCTGTGGCTCACCGTCATGGTCATCTTCCGGCTGCTCATTGTTGCTGTGGCAACTGAGGACGTGTACACTGACGAACAGGAGATGTTTGTGTGCAACACCCTGCAGCCGGGGTGCTCCACCGTCTGTTACGACGCCTTTGCGCCCATCTCGCAACCTCGCTTCTGGGTCTTCCACATCATCAGCGTCTCGACGCCGTCCCTTTGCTTCATCATTTATACGTGGCACAACCTGTCCAAACTGCCCCAAAACAACCCCCGGAGACAGGGGCAAGGACTAGGCGATATCCCAGGGCAGAGAGGCCTGGATGTAGAGCGAGGTGGTGGACGGGAGGTGTACGATCAGAGCTGCGACTCAGACAGCTGCTCCATCCGCTCCCATAAGCATCTAGGTCACAGCCTGGCGGACGTGCTGGAGGGCATCACCGCACAGAACCTACAGAGGATAGACCCTAACAACATGGCATCCTTGAGCAATGGCCGACCTTGCATCCTTAGGGAGGGGAGTGCAGAGGGTCACGTGGTCTCTGGAGGGGTTCTGTCTAAATGTTATGTCCTCCATGTGTGTTTACGGGCCGTTCTGGAGGTGGGCTTTGTCCTGGCCCAGTGGAAGCTGTTCGGCTTCCAGGTGCCTGTTCATTTCCTTTGTACCTCGGCCCCCTGCAGCCAGCCGGTGGACTGCTACGTCTCCAGGCCCACAGAGAAGACCAtcttcctgctcttcatgtTTTGCGTGGGTGTTTTCTGCATCCTGCTCAATCTGCTTGAGCTCAACCACCTTGGCTGGAAGAAGATCCGCCAGGTGGTGAGGCTGAGGGAGAGGGCGTCCTGGGGAGGCTGCCACAGTATGAAGGGTGGATATGAAACCTTCCCTCCAGACAGCCCCTCTCTCACATCGTCTTTAGGCTTCAGGGACGTGACCAGTACCACCTCACTGCCCACTTTGGACCTGGTGGTGGGGCACCAGCCTGATTGGACCTGTGCTGTGGACTGTGGTCGGACGAGGGAGCCAGGCAGGGTCAGAGGGACAAGATCAGAGCAACCAAAGAGAAAGGACTCCCATAAAGGAGAGAGGCAGCCACTGAAGAGTAAGAGGGAGATCAGAGGGTCCAAGCCGAGGAGCGCTGAGGTCTGGATATAGCTCCTGCCATGGGGACGCACGTCGCTGCCTTTGTCTAGACCCACAGGGTTCACTTTGGAATTCAAAGGGTCCCCAGCAGAATGAATAGTTTAAATGACTGGTTTACCCACATTTCAAAGAAattataaagaaataattttCTTACTGACCTTTAGTTGAATGCAGACATGcagattttcttctttggaGACTTCTTCCCCCACCTCCATTCAACAGTAACGTGTCTGTCAAAAAATGCGCTCCGTTACTCAGGATAATTCACAGACCATGCTTTGAACAGTTTTATATGCATCATCAGGAAAGTGTGTATTATCTAGAACCAGGACATTGTTTCAGGGAGATATATGCTACTGATAAATTATCCAAAAATAACTGTGCCTCCAATTTCCTTGCGttgaggcagaaatctcagagacagaCATCTTAAAGCCTGGACACATGtaaccaaaactatctgcatggctaaAGACAGTAAGAGCTAACAGAGAAGACACACCTGGATTGTTTTCAAGTGCACCAGGCTAAACCTGTGCAGTCTATTCCAAGTGTCCTGCAGTAAATCCTTCCTTCATGGTGTgtgttgattcaactttatGGTCATTGTGGAGGCTGGAGTGTGTGGTGCTGTTGTATGGCATCATACTAACACGTTTCTAATACTTTGTCTACAATATTTATATAAGTGAGGGTGAACTTGTCTACTAGCCTACTGGTTATGTCTGAATCAAACCAGGGATTTCAAACTTTCTGGGGAAATCAAACTTTCCTGCTTTCCTGTCTGTATCTCTACTGATGCTatcaaataaaaaggaaaataataataaaaaaaaaaggtggagcAAATATTACAACCTCTCTGTGTATTACAAACCACAAACTacagcatttaaaatgacacCTCAACAACAGCTGCAACAAAAGCTGAACATTAGAGCCTTTATTAGGGtgggatttattgcaggactagTTACCTTACTGGATGGACATAAAGCAGCACTGTCCTGAAAAATCACAACAGATCAGAGATTCTAAGAAATACTATTTTTTATGCTGATGCTGGGTGAGTCTTAAAGCCTGGAGACATTCAAATGTGGGACTGTAGTGTTTATATACTGAGTTAGTTTTTTGGACTTTATAATGGAATAAAAACCTCTGTGAATTGCTATGTACTGTGTGTTCACCATGCACAAGGATAGTGGATGGCTGGGTGGTAAGGAGTTTAAGTGTTCCCTATTGAGATCACTGATAAGAGGGTTGCCTAGTTAAGGCAGTGGCTCCAAACCTTTTTTTGAGTCCCCTTAATACAAAACAATGTCTGGAGTTCTCTTTATTGGAAACACGAGGACcctaaaacatgaaaaacagccaCCTAACAAAGGCACAAAAAAGTAGGTGGGCTTGAGCGTCCACATAAGTTTGGCCATACAATGTAATTCACAGATCgagatgcacacaaacaaagcacacGTGTAAATGGTGGTTCAATATTTGCTTGTCATTTATTTAcgcaatatatttattaatatattcatttacAACATCTATAAAACACCTTTTGCATAAATTATGctactgaaaaaataaaacacagaactgCGCAGCCAGTTTCCTTCGTCTAGAAGTTGGTTGTAAAATGAATACTGAGGAGAGACTTTTGTGGACTGCAAAGGCAAACAGAGGTACAGTGTTGAGAGAGATCTTGTTTTAGTGTATCAAAGAGTCAGCCATTCAAACTGTGGGGCTGACTGCACAAACGTATAGTTTAAAAGAGGCTAATCTTACATTCAGTCTCAAATCTGTAAACAAAGTCAAACGCTTTGGAAATGTGTAGCTACTATGGCTGCTTCCACTTGGTTCATGACAACTGCACTTATTGGGCAATTTCTTAATTAACGTTGCAGTCCTCGTCCCCTGGAGACTGAATGCAGGATTAAACCTTCTGGTGGACATTCCTTTCTGTAATgcattgtcactgtgttgcAGATAGCACCCTGTGCTAAGAGCCCCCCAGTATCCAACATCCATATTAACAATCTTTAGGAAaagatcaaaaataaaaatcatgcaACATCTTGAACATCTAAGCAACTGCAAGCTAACAGTAAGTATCCAATacatgtttgttattttctctctaTTGTATACAAAGTAGAGTTGGTCCACatacgataaaaaaaaaatttaaaaatcaaactaaataatgtagattaaaaatgcaattcatCGAGTACGTATCCTGACAAACACCCAAACCTGAGTTTAGGTCTGGAGTAAAGCCTGTTCACATTATAGTATTTCTTTATGGATTAAAATAAGGGAATGCACAAacctctgggggggggggcctgtTTGTGGAATTGCTATGAGAATATATTTGAGTGCTGTGATTTCTCAATTATAAACCAGTATTCAAATAGTGGCTGAATAAATAGAAGGCTGGTCACTAATATCAGCTAAACGTTGAGTTGGAATGACCTGTGCCACAATACCAACTCTTCAGTACAACACCTGAGTCATGTCatgctcttttttccccccaacagcTCCTGTCATTTTGCAATTCTATCCAATTAGAGCGACAGGAAAGCTTTTGATGTCAAAAAGAACTGCTAAATAGATGCAATTGGAgcaaatgaatgagtgaatataTCTGTTGGTGAGGAGAAACAGTGAAGCAGAGTGGTGAGTGTAACCTGACTGTGTTGTTGTACTGGTGGAGTTAGTGCTGTGGAAAGTGTGTGTAGATTATCCTGCAGGATTCTTACaggaatataataaaaatgcacCTATAAAACAGAAGGAATAAAGGTTCAAATAAAGCAGATTTTACAGTAATTCACCTGTTGCCTGGTAGCATTAAACTGAATAATCTACATCAGGGGAAACAGCTGCTGGTTAACTGGTTCCTGCCGCACAGTCTCTGCAGGACTCTACTTATCCTGTGGCTTATCACTAGCTAATAAGAAAGCTGGAGAGAGTTTCACAAGGTAACAGGTTCATCTACTTCCACAGACTCCGTCTACGTCCAATTTACGATGTGACACAACCATTTTTCCAATCTACATTACAATATTTGAGATAGTGGATTCATTATAGTACAGTACAAAGAACATCTGTGGTTATATAAATCTAAGCATCTACCATTCTGACTTCACGTATATCTGACATGGTAGGAATTCTGACCCCGTTGTGAACGACACAAAGTGCAAACGctgaagaaaaggagaaacaaaacatcaacaaacGAAAAGGTGCATGTCCATGAACATATGTGGTAGGTAGTTTCTAAAGCTTCAGTGCAATACAGACGACATTTCAAAAAGCACTTTCATATGATTTCAGTGTGACAAGGCGTTCGTCCCCATCTGACACAGAGCGGGAGGTGCAGTCCTTCCATTATGTCACAATAAGTCAGAGCatgtaaacagagagagagagagagagagagagagagagaaggggtggGGGAGTTCATTTTAGCTCCTCGCAGTCGTAACAAGGGCGACACTTAAGagcacagcaggcagacaggcagtcagTTTGGGGATGTGAACAGAAAGTTACAAGACACGACAGACCAACCTGGACACAGGCAGAGTAACATCAGCAGTAACATACGGCGTGTTCTGTCTACCATCATCCCTGCGGAACGTGACACTGGTGACGTTAACTCTGCGAGTTAGGTGTGATCACTTTTTAAGAGCTGTGGctttaaataaaagtgtgtcTGAGATAAGTAGCAGTGGGATgtttaataactaaaaacaacatttttcagAATTTTGGCCATCATTTCTATCGGTTACAATCAGAGTGTACTCACCAAACTCACTGCTGCACTCTGGGAACAGTCCAAGAGGGCCGGAGAGGAAACACGAGCAGTCAGACGATCACACTGGTTGTTTTAGGGGGTGAAACTGAGCGTATGTGTGCTTGAATGCTTGCAATAACTCTTGATTGGACAAGAAACGTGTGCATAACTATGGCAAGCAAGGTGAAAGTTAAATCAGGGAGTTTGTCTGTGATGGACGTTTACAACAGACAGTTTGGGtgataattttacattttgacttCATCTTCTCTTCCACAAATGTTTGGCTAACCTGAGGGTCTGTTCAAAGCAGCATTAATCCATTGTATTTGGTCACTTGGGCCGTAACCCGCCAACAGGctgaacatcacacacacatattgtgaCATATTATGGCCTTATAAAGTGCAGGAATcttttttcagagcttttctgCCAAAAACTACTAGAACAAGTtgatgagactgaaccaaaacagtgaattaGCAGGCtgtaatgagctgaaagaggctGTAACGCTTTTTAGAGCTGAGGGGAAGACGTCTTTTCAGCAAGACATCGGCAATTAACTTGATGAATGCATCGTCGTTATAACTGACAGAAATGAtggataaaacaacaaaagcaagaACAAAGCCGCAGTATTATCCTCGAACTGTGGCAAGACTCCACTTGAAGGCCTCATTATGCATCATGAATacttaccaaaaaaaaagaggcttgcGTTTGAAAAGGAACACAGAACCTAAAATCATTtacaaatagaaaacagaaaaaaaaaaaaaatcagtaaaataCAGGACTGCAGTGGCCATATTGGAGGTCTTTTAGAGCAGCAGTGGAGTTATACAGGCTCATCAAGCCTTCATCTCATGTCCTTTAAAAGGGTAAAGAGTGCCCAATTAAAACAAATCCTATTTTCTCAGCCAACCTTTGGCTTAAAAacctttggtttttttttttaatttgtgtctTGGTTCACTCCTTTGAGCAACACATAGGAAATTCCATTCAGCCCCTCTGTATTGGCTCTGAGCCTTAAACCTCAGAGACAAATATCTCAAAACttggacaaataaaataaaaactatcaGCAGGGTAATTAGGATGAACCAACTCTTTGAACACTGGGCTGATTTAACCCCTCATTCATCTGACTAAATTTGTACTTGGATTAGTTTAGCTTCTTAGCTAGCTAGTATGAAGTCAGCATTATACCAGAGGTACATGGCGGTTAAAGCCACTAAATGACAGTGTATTGGGATTGAAAATACCCTGACATGTAAATAATGTTCCTGAAATGACTACAATGCAAATGAAAGCATATAAACTCTTTGCAGTGACCAACAATGTTGTCATGACGTCCAGCGGTGCACTTCGAGCAGAGTGgtgaggggggaaaaacagGCGGACAG is a window of Pempheris klunzingeri isolate RE-2024b chromosome 1, fPemKlu1.hap1, whole genome shotgun sequence DNA encoding:
- the gjd6 gene encoding gap junction protein delta 6, which codes for MTEWTLLKRLLDAVHQHSTMIGRLWLTVMVIFRLLIVAVATEDVYTDEQEMFVCNTLQPGCSTVCYDAFAPISQPRFWVFHIISVSTPSLCFIIYTWHNLSKLPQNNPRRQGQGLGDIPGQRGLDVERGGGREVYDQSCDSDSCSIRSHKHLGHSLADVLEGITAQNLQRIDPNNMASLSNGRPCILREGSAEGHVVSGGVLSKCYVLHVCLRAVLEVGFVLAQWKLFGFQVPVHFLCTSAPCSQPVDCYVSRPTEKTIFLLFMFCVGVFCILLNLLELNHLGWKKIRQVVRLRERASWGGCHSMKGGYETFPPDSPSLTSSLGFRDVTSTTSLPTLDLVVGHQPDWTCAVDCGRTREPGRVRGTRSEQPKRKDSHKGERQPLKSKREIRGSKPRSAEVWI